One part of the Pannonibacter sp. XCT-53 genome encodes these proteins:
- a CDS encoding ATP-binding cassette domain-containing protein — protein MSQSSAHLAPVLTGRGLVKRYGRVVALDHADFDLYPGEILAVIGDNGAGKSTLIKAISGAVTPDEGEIRLEGKPVQFSSPMQAREAGIETVYQNLALSPALSIADNLFMGREIRKPGFMGKYLRALDRKAMERIAREKLSELGLLTIQNINQAVETLSGGQRQGIAVARAAAFGSKVVIMDEPTAALGVKESRRVLDLIRDVRARGLPIVLISHNMPHVFEVADRIHIHRLGRRACVIRPGDFSMSDAVAIMTGAKEPPRDLAA, from the coding sequence ATGAGCCAGTCTTCCGCTCACCTCGCCCCGGTCCTCACCGGCCGCGGTCTCGTCAAGCGCTATGGTCGCGTCGTCGCCCTCGACCATGCCGACTTCGATCTCTACCCGGGCGAGATCCTCGCCGTCATCGGCGACAACGGGGCCGGCAAGTCGACGCTGATCAAGGCGATCTCGGGCGCGGTCACGCCGGACGAGGGCGAGATCCGTCTGGAGGGCAAGCCGGTCCAGTTCAGCTCGCCGATGCAGGCAAGGGAGGCCGGCATCGAGACCGTGTACCAGAACCTTGCCCTGTCGCCGGCCCTGTCGATCGCCGACAACCTGTTCATGGGCCGCGAGATCCGCAAGCCCGGGTTCATGGGCAAGTACCTGCGGGCACTCGACCGCAAGGCGATGGAGCGGATCGCGCGGGAGAAGCTCAGCGAGCTGGGCCTGCTCACCATCCAGAACATCAACCAGGCGGTGGAGACCCTTTCGGGCGGCCAGCGGCAGGGCATCGCGGTTGCCCGGGCCGCCGCCTTCGGCTCCAAGGTGGTCATCATGGACGAACCGACGGCAGCGCTCGGCGTGAAGGAAAGCCGGCGCGTGCTCGACCTGATCCGCGACGTGCGCGCCAGGGGCTTGCCCATCGTGCTGATCAGCCACAACATGCCGCATGTGTTCGAGGTCGCGGACAGGATCCACATCCACCGCCTCGGCCGTCGGGCCTGCGTCATCCGGCCGGGCGACTTCTCGATGTCGGATGCGGTGGCCATCATGACGGGCGCGAAGGAGCCTCCGCGGGACCTCGCAGCCTAA
- a CDS encoding sugar ABC transporter substrate-binding protein produces MIRKMLLAGSVLAAMGALPAQAAGTSACLITKTDTNPFFVKMKEGATAKAAELGITLKSYAGKVDGDHESQVAAIETCIADGAKGILITASDTKAIVDSVKQARDAGILVIALDTPLEPIDAADMTFATDNFKAGELIGTWAKATLGDKTKDARIAMLDLSISQPSVDVLRDQGFLTGFGIDVVDPNKWGDEKDPRIVGNEVTSGNEEGGRKAMENLLTKDPMINVVYTINEPAAAGAYEALKAVGREKDVLIVSVDGGCPGVKNVAEGVIGATSQQYPLLMASLGIEAIKTFADTGAKPKPTEGKAFFDTGVALVTDKPAAGVPSIDTKEGLNKCWG; encoded by the coding sequence ATGATCCGCAAGATGCTTCTCGCAGGTTCCGTTCTCGCCGCCATGGGCGCGCTGCCGGCGCAGGCCGCCGGGACCAGCGCCTGCCTGATCACCAAGACGGACACCAATCCCTTCTTCGTCAAGATGAAGGAAGGCGCCACCGCCAAGGCGGCCGAACTGGGCATCACGCTGAAGTCCTATGCCGGCAAGGTGGACGGCGACCATGAGAGCCAGGTGGCGGCCATCGAGACCTGCATCGCCGACGGCGCCAAGGGCATCCTGATCACCGCGTCCGACACCAAGGCCATCGTTGACAGCGTCAAGCAGGCCCGCGACGCCGGCATCCTCGTCATCGCCCTCGACACGCCGCTGGAGCCGATCGACGCCGCCGACATGACCTTCGCCACCGACAACTTCAAGGCCGGCGAGCTGATCGGCACCTGGGCCAAGGCAACCCTGGGCGACAAGACCAAGGACGCCAGGATCGCCATGCTTGACCTGTCGATCAGCCAGCCGTCGGTCGACGTGCTGCGCGACCAGGGCTTCCTCACCGGCTTCGGCATCGACGTGGTCGATCCGAACAAGTGGGGCGACGAGAAGGATCCGCGCATCGTCGGCAACGAGGTCACCTCGGGCAACGAGGAAGGCGGCCGCAAGGCCATGGAAAACCTGCTGACCAAGGATCCGATGATCAACGTGGTCTACACGATCAACGAGCCGGCAGCCGCCGGTGCCTATGAGGCGCTGAAGGCCGTGGGCCGCGAGAAGGACGTGCTGATCGTCTCCGTCGACGGCGGCTGCCCCGGCGTCAAGAACGTGGCCGAGGGCGTCATCGGCGCGACCTCGCAGCAGTACCCGCTGCTGATGGCCTCGCTCGGCATCGAGGCGATCAAGACCTTCGCCGACACCGGCGCCAAGCCGAAGCCGACCGAAGGCAAGGCCTTCTTCGACACCGGCGTTGCCCTGGTGACCGACAAGCCGGCAGCCGGCGTGCCGTCGATCGACACCAAGGAAGGTCTCAACAAGTGCTGGGGTTGA
- a CDS encoding ABC transporter permease, whose protein sequence is MSEQTTTRQDFEKGLEGSSTKVASFDSHNRGLLSRIQHALHSAPAGVPLIVLSASIIIFGLILGDKFFTPFSLTLILQQVAVIGIVGVAQTLVVLTAGIDLSVGAIMVLSSVVMGQFTFRYGLPAELAVLCGLAVGAFCGFINGVLVAIMRLPPFIVTLGMWQIVLASNFLYSANETIRSQDISTQAPILQFFGEKINIGGAVFTYGVILMILLVLLFHYLLNHTAWGRHVYAIGDDPDAAELAGVRVSRIRISVYTLAGLICALAGWTLIGRIGSVSPTAGQFANIESITAVVIGGISLFGGRGSILGMIFGALIVGVFSLGLRLIGTDPQWTYLLIGALIIAAVAIDQWIRKVAS, encoded by the coding sequence ATGAGCGAACAAACAACCACGCGGCAGGATTTCGAGAAGGGGCTGGAGGGCAGCTCGACCAAAGTCGCCAGTTTCGACAGCCACAACCGGGGCCTTCTGTCCAGGATCCAGCATGCGCTGCACTCGGCCCCGGCGGGCGTGCCGCTGATCGTGCTGTCCGCCTCCATCATCATCTTCGGACTGATCCTCGGCGACAAGTTCTTCACGCCCTTCTCGCTGACGCTGATCCTGCAGCAGGTCGCGGTCATCGGCATCGTCGGCGTCGCCCAGACGCTGGTGGTTCTCACCGCCGGCATCGACCTGTCGGTCGGAGCCATCATGGTGCTGTCGTCGGTGGTGATGGGCCAGTTCACCTTCCGCTACGGCCTGCCGGCGGAGCTTGCGGTGCTGTGCGGCCTGGCCGTCGGTGCCTTCTGCGGCTTCATCAACGGCGTTCTGGTTGCGATCATGCGGCTCCCGCCCTTCATCGTCACGCTGGGGATGTGGCAGATCGTGCTGGCCTCGAATTTCCTCTATTCGGCCAACGAGACAATCCGCAGCCAGGACATCTCCACCCAGGCGCCGATCCTTCAGTTCTTCGGCGAGAAGATCAACATCGGCGGCGCGGTGTTCACCTACGGGGTGATCCTGATGATCCTGCTGGTGCTGCTGTTCCATTACCTGCTCAACCACACCGCCTGGGGTCGGCATGTCTACGCGATCGGCGATGACCCGGACGCCGCAGAACTGGCCGGCGTGCGCGTCTCGCGGATCCGGATCTCGGTCTACACGCTGGCGGGCCTGATCTGCGCGCTGGCCGGCTGGACGCTGATCGGCCGCATCGGCTCGGTGTCGCCCACCGCCGGACAGTTCGCCAACATCGAATCCATCACCGCTGTGGTGATCGGCGGCATCTCGCTCTTCGGCGGGCGCGGCTCGATCCTCGGCATGATCTTCGGCGCCCTGATCGTCGGCGTCTTCTCCCTCGGCCTGCGCCTGATCGGCACCGATCCGCAGTGGACCTATCTCCTCATCGGCGCGCTGATCATCGCCGCCGTCGCCATCGACCAGTGGATCAGAAAGGTTGCGTCATGA
- a CDS encoding long-chain-fatty-acid--CoA ligase, whose translation MTNAEEFGPVFRARPVHDYLEETIRGYGKCRAVDFLGKTWTYAEIGALMNRTAAGLQAMGVTKGTKVGLCLPNTPYYPIFYFALLKIGATVVNFNPLYVEREIAFQARDADARIMVTLDLKVIYDKVEAVRREGILDKIIVCPFTDILPQPKKFLFSLFKGKERAKVPEDAAHVAFASLLTRGGKVTPVTINPDEDVAVLQYTGGTTGVPKGAMLTHTNLSGNIEQMKRVFSAAEMGKEKMLCVLPFFHVFAMTVAQNLAVVLGAEMVLMPRFDLKMLLDTIKRTRPSLFPGVPTIYTAINNSPMTASYDLTSIKLCLSGGAPLPVEVKEKFEKLTRCVLVEGYGLTEASPVVAVNPLDENRRAGSIGQAVPWTELEFRSLEDRSKPVAEGEKGELCVKGPQVMKGYWKRPDETGQTIEDGFLHTGDVGYRDKDGFIYLVDRIKDLILCSGYNVYPRMIEEALYQHPAVEETIVIAVPDTYRGQAPKAFIKVRAGHSVSADDIKTFLKDHLSPIEMPRDIEFREALPKTMVGKLSKKELVEEEAAKRASASAA comes from the coding sequence ATGACGAATGCGGAGGAATTCGGCCCGGTGTTCCGGGCTCGCCCGGTGCACGACTATCTGGAGGAGACCATTCGCGGCTACGGCAAGTGCCGGGCCGTCGACTTTCTGGGCAAGACCTGGACCTATGCCGAGATCGGCGCCCTCATGAACCGGACGGCCGCCGGCCTGCAGGCCATGGGCGTGACCAAGGGCACCAAGGTCGGGCTCTGCCTGCCCAACACACCCTACTACCCGATCTTCTACTTCGCGCTGCTCAAGATCGGCGCCACGGTCGTCAACTTCAATCCGCTCTACGTCGAGCGCGAGATCGCCTTCCAGGCGCGGGATGCGGATGCCCGCATCATGGTCACGCTCGACCTGAAGGTCATCTATGACAAGGTCGAGGCGGTGCGCCGCGAGGGCATTCTCGACAAGATCATCGTCTGTCCCTTCACCGACATCCTGCCGCAGCCGAAGAAGTTCCTCTTCTCCCTGTTCAAGGGCAAGGAACGGGCGAAGGTGCCGGAAGATGCCGCTCACGTTGCCTTTGCCTCGCTGCTGACCCGTGGCGGCAAGGTCACGCCCGTCACGATCAACCCGGACGAGGACGTGGCCGTGCTGCAATACACCGGCGGCACCACCGGCGTGCCGAAGGGCGCGATGCTCACGCACACCAATCTGTCGGGCAACATCGAACAGATGAAGCGCGTCTTCTCGGCGGCCGAGATGGGCAAGGAGAAGATGCTGTGCGTGCTGCCGTTCTTCCACGTCTTCGCCATGACGGTGGCGCAGAACCTGGCCGTCGTGCTGGGGGCCGAGATGGTCCTGATGCCGCGCTTCGACCTCAAGATGCTGCTCGACACGATCAAGCGCACGCGGCCGAGCCTGTTCCCCGGCGTGCCGACGATCTACACGGCGATCAACAATTCGCCGATGACGGCCTCCTATGACCTCACCAGCATCAAGCTCTGCCTGTCCGGCGGTGCGCCGCTGCCGGTGGAGGTGAAGGAGAAGTTCGAGAAGCTGACGCGCTGCGTGCTGGTCGAGGGCTACGGACTGACGGAAGCCTCGCCGGTGGTCGCCGTCAATCCGCTCGACGAGAACCGTCGCGCCGGATCCATCGGCCAGGCCGTTCCCTGGACCGAGCTTGAGTTCCGCTCGCTCGAGGACCGCTCGAAGCCGGTCGCCGAGGGCGAGAAGGGCGAGCTCTGCGTCAAGGGCCCGCAGGTGATGAAGGGCTACTGGAAGCGTCCGGACGAGACCGGCCAGACGATCGAGGACGGGTTCCTGCACACCGGCGACGTGGGCTACCGGGACAAGGATGGCTTCATCTATCTGGTCGACCGCATCAAGGACCTCATCCTGTGCTCGGGCTACAACGTCTATCCGCGCATGATCGAGGAGGCGCTTTACCAGCACCCGGCTGTCGAGGAGACCATCGTCATCGCCGTTCCGGACACCTACCGCGGTCAGGCGCCCAAGGCCTTCATCAAGGTCCGCGCCGGGCACAGCGTTTCGGCCGACGACATCAAGACCTTCCTGAAGGACCACCTGTCGCCGATCGAGATGCCCCGGGATATCGAGTTCCGCGAGGCCCTGCCCAAGACCATGGTCGGCAAGCTGTCGAAAAAGGAACTGGTCGAGGAAGAAGCCGCCAAGCGGGCGTCTGCCTCCGCGGCCTGA
- a CDS encoding ROK family transcriptional regulator → MTRSEGGRGAGAGTGRGSNSAQLRRYNERIVLQILRRAGEASKADLARAANLTNAAIGAIIQELARDGLIEEVGKRHDGGRGQPATMLRLAARGAFGFGVRLGRAGIETVLVDFSGRVIGRSAHDMILPVPDKAIDIIRRDIESLHELLSPVERRRITGIGLAQPFNLGAWLRELGLPAENFKPWDEVDVAAALEKATRLPVFAENDGTAAAVAELFYGLGRHEDDFLYLFIGPAIGGGLILHGDVVRGRTGNAADVAVMPVQPSRLASAPRPAGAWDILLTRASLGALARHLTPGTGLRPSRSDLEQAIATGRVEVEEWLDDCIDALTPSVRASHALLDVPLVVVDCDVDGGLLQRLLARLQADLEASAPEARSAPRVERGSFGQDAGALGAASLPMFFNFSPRAAILTGGNGSTAANGMIRTEEPLHT, encoded by the coding sequence ATGACAAGATCCGAGGGAGGCCGGGGGGCCGGTGCCGGCACGGGACGCGGCAGCAACTCCGCCCAGCTGCGCCGTTACAACGAACGCATCGTGCTGCAGATCCTGCGGCGGGCCGGCGAGGCATCCAAGGCCGATCTGGCGCGGGCAGCGAACCTGACCAATGCGGCGATCGGCGCCATCATCCAGGAGCTGGCCCGCGACGGCCTGATCGAGGAAGTCGGCAAGCGGCACGACGGCGGCCGCGGCCAGCCGGCAACCATGCTGCGGCTGGCGGCGCGCGGCGCCTTCGGCTTCGGCGTGCGTCTGGGACGCGCCGGCATCGAGACGGTGCTGGTGGACTTTTCCGGCCGCGTCATCGGCCGCAGCGCCCATGACATGATCCTGCCGGTTCCCGACAAGGCAATCGACATCATCCGGCGCGACATCGAGAGCCTGCATGAGCTGCTGTCGCCGGTCGAACGGCGGCGGATCACCGGCATCGGCCTCGCCCAGCCGTTCAATCTCGGCGCCTGGCTGCGCGAACTCGGGCTGCCGGCGGAGAACTTCAAGCCGTGGGACGAGGTCGATGTGGCCGCGGCCCTCGAGAAGGCGACCCGCCTGCCGGTCTTTGCCGAGAACGATGGCACGGCGGCGGCGGTGGCCGAGCTCTTCTACGGCCTTGGCCGGCACGAGGACGATTTCCTCTACCTGTTCATTGGCCCGGCCATCGGTGGCGGGCTGATCCTGCACGGCGACGTGGTGCGCGGCCGCACGGGCAATGCCGCCGACGTGGCCGTGATGCCGGTCCAGCCGAGCCGGCTGGCCAGCGCCCCGCGCCCGGCCGGCGCCTGGGACATCCTGCTGACGCGGGCCTCGCTCGGGGCCCTGGCGCGGCATCTGACACCGGGAACGGGCCTGCGCCCGTCCCGTTCCGACCTCGAACAGGCCATCGCCACGGGCCGGGTCGAGGTCGAGGAATGGCTGGATGACTGCATCGATGCGCTGACGCCGTCCGTGCGGGCAAGCCATGCCCTTCTCGATGTGCCGCTGGTCGTCGTCGACTGCGACGTCGACGGCGGCCTGCTGCAGAGACTTCTGGCCCGCCTGCAGGCGGACCTGGAGGCCAGCGCTCCGGAGGCCCGGAGCGCACCACGGGTGGAACGGGGCAGTTTCGGACAGGATGCCGGCGCGCTCGGCGCGGCCAGCCTGCCGATGTTCTTCAACTTCTCCCCCCGGGCCGCGATCCTGACAGGAGGAAACGGATCGACCGCCGCAAACGGCATGATCCGGACGGAGGAACCGCTCCACACCTGA
- the zwf gene encoding glucose-6-phosphate dehydrogenase, whose product MAVRVIEVDDFDLVVFGGTGDLAHRKLLPALYHRDLDGQLPAGARIIVTSRREFTHDEYQAWAEGALGEHVKDLEPAAVKRFLARLTYIAIDVAAEAGWADLGKILNARPNVIRAFYLAVAPDFFGTICDGIGRHNLVTSKTRVVIEKPIGKDGKSAQALNETIGKVFKEHQIFRIDHYLGKETVQNLMALRFANALFEPLWNAAHIDHVQITVAESLGVGGRAGYYDTAGALRDMVQNHILQLLCLVAMEPPESMNADSVRDEKLKVLKALAPITPELAEKHIVRGQYKAGASDGGAVPGYLDELGRDDSLTETFVAIKAQIANWRWAGVPFYLRTGKRLATRVSEIVVQFRPIPHSIFGPEAGVISANRLIIRLQPDEGVKMQVMIKDPGPGGMRLRQVPLDMSFADAFKVRNPDAYERLIMDVIRGNQTLFMRRDEVDAAWAWVDPILEIWAAAKDQPKAYTSGTWGPSASIALIERDGRTWAEDGI is encoded by the coding sequence ATGGCCGTACGCGTGATCGAGGTGGATGATTTCGACCTGGTGGTATTCGGAGGCACCGGCGATCTTGCCCATCGCAAGCTCCTGCCTGCCCTCTATCACCGCGACCTCGACGGCCAGCTTCCTGCCGGTGCCCGCATCATCGTCACCTCGCGCCGCGAGTTCACCCACGACGAGTACCAGGCCTGGGCGGAAGGCGCGCTCGGCGAGCACGTCAAGGACCTCGAGCCGGCCGCGGTGAAGCGGTTCCTGGCGCGTCTCACCTACATCGCGATCGACGTGGCGGCCGAGGCCGGCTGGGCCGATCTCGGCAAGATCCTGAACGCGCGCCCCAATGTCATCCGTGCCTTTTATCTCGCCGTCGCGCCGGACTTCTTCGGCACCATCTGCGACGGCATCGGCCGCCACAACCTCGTCACCTCGAAGACGCGGGTCGTCATCGAGAAGCCGATCGGCAAGGACGGGAAGTCGGCGCAGGCGCTGAACGAGACCATCGGCAAGGTGTTCAAGGAACACCAGATCTTCCGCATCGACCATTATCTCGGCAAGGAGACGGTGCAGAACCTCATGGCGCTGCGCTTTGCCAACGCGCTGTTCGAGCCGCTGTGGAACGCGGCCCACATCGATCACGTGCAGATCACCGTTGCCGAGTCGCTCGGCGTCGGCGGCCGCGCGGGCTACTACGACACCGCCGGCGCGTTGCGCGACATGGTGCAGAACCACATCCTGCAGCTCCTCTGCCTCGTGGCCATGGAGCCGCCGGAATCCATGAACGCCGACAGCGTGCGCGACGAGAAGCTGAAGGTGCTCAAGGCCCTTGCCCCGATCACCCCGGAACTGGCCGAAAAGCACATCGTGCGCGGCCAGTACAAGGCAGGGGCTTCGGACGGCGGTGCGGTGCCGGGCTATCTCGACGAACTCGGCCGCGACGACAGCCTCACCGAGACCTTCGTCGCCATCAAGGCGCAGATCGCCAACTGGCGGTGGGCCGGCGTGCCGTTCTACCTGCGCACCGGCAAGCGGCTCGCCACCCGCGTGTCCGAGATCGTCGTGCAGTTCCGCCCGATCCCGCATTCGATCTTCGGGCCGGAAGCCGGCGTCATCTCGGCCAACCGCCTGATCATCCGCCTGCAGCCGGATGAGGGCGTCAAGATGCAGGTCATGATCAAGGATCCCGGCCCGGGCGGCATGCGCCTGCGTCAGGTTCCCCTGGACATGAGCTTTGCGGACGCCTTCAAGGTCCGCAACCCGGATGCCTATGAACGCCTGATCATGGATGTCATCCGCGGCAACCAGACCCTGTTCATGCGCCGCGACGAGGTCGATGCGGCCTGGGCCTGGGTCGATCCGATCCTCGAGATCTGGGCAGCGGCCAAGGATCAGCCGAAGGCCTATACCTCCGGCACCTGGGGTCCGTCCGCCTCGATCGCCCTGATCGAGCGGGACGGCCGCACCTGGGCCGAGGACGGGATCTGA
- the edd gene encoding phosphogluconate dehydratase encodes MTINARVGEVTERIARRSRDSRSRYLERIRLAADKGPVRSRLSCGNLAHGFAACGAGDKAALAGDVVPNLGIITAYNDMLSAHQPYETYPELIRQAARDAGAVAQVAGGVPAMCDGVTQGQDGMELSLFSRDVIAMGAAVGLSHQMFDAAVYLGICDKIVPGLVMAALSFGHLPTIFIPAGPMTTGISNDEKAKVRQLYAEGKVGRKELLESESKSYHGPGTCTFYGTANSNQMLMEIMGLHMPGASFVNPNTPLRDALTREAVRRALAITASGNEYTPVGEVIDERAIVNGVVGLHATGGSTNHTMHLVAMAFAAGIRLTWDDISDLSDAVPLLARVYPNGKADVNHFHAAGGMGFLIRELLSDGYLHKDVRTVNGTGLDGYTVEAKLNADGTLRRDPAPAKSGDDKVLAPVSTPFQANGGLKVLKGNIGRAVIKVSAVAPERHVIEAPARVFHSQDDLQAAFKAGELTSDVVAVVRFQGPKACGMPELHKLTPALGILQDRGLKVALVTDGRMSGASGKVPAAIHVTPEACDGGSIARIQDGDIIRIDAVTGALEVLVDAAEFNARPLASKDLSANQFGVGRDLFAGFRAMVGPADEGAHVFGS; translated from the coding sequence ATGACCATCAATGCCCGTGTCGGTGAAGTGACCGAACGCATCGCCCGCCGCAGTCGTGACAGCCGCTCGCGCTATCTGGAGCGGATCCGCCTCGCCGCCGACAAGGGGCCGGTGCGCTCGCGCCTGTCCTGCGGCAACCTGGCCCATGGCTTCGCTGCCTGCGGGGCCGGCGACAAGGCCGCGCTCGCCGGCGATGTCGTGCCCAATCTCGGCATCATCACGGCCTACAACGACATGCTGTCGGCGCATCAGCCTTACGAGACCTATCCGGAGCTGATCCGCCAGGCCGCCCGGGACGCGGGCGCCGTGGCCCAGGTGGCCGGTGGCGTGCCGGCCATGTGCGACGGCGTGACCCAGGGCCAGGACGGCATGGAACTGTCCCTGTTCTCCCGCGACGTGATCGCCATGGGGGCGGCCGTCGGCCTGTCGCACCAGATGTTCGACGCGGCCGTCTATCTCGGCATCTGCGACAAGATCGTCCCGGGGCTGGTGATGGCCGCCCTCTCCTTCGGCCACCTGCCGACGATCTTCATCCCGGCCGGCCCGATGACCACCGGCATTTCCAATGACGAGAAGGCCAAGGTCCGCCAGCTTTATGCGGAGGGCAAGGTCGGCCGCAAGGAACTGCTGGAATCGGAGAGCAAGTCCTACCACGGGCCGGGCACCTGCACCTTCTACGGCACGGCCAACTCCAACCAGATGCTGATGGAGATCATGGGCCTGCACATGCCGGGCGCCTCCTTCGTCAACCCGAACACGCCGCTGCGCGACGCGCTGACGCGCGAGGCCGTCCGGCGTGCCCTCGCCATCACCGCCTCGGGCAACGAATACACCCCCGTGGGCGAGGTGATCGACGAGCGGGCCATCGTCAACGGCGTCGTCGGCCTGCATGCCACCGGCGGCTCGACCAACCACACCATGCACCTGGTCGCCATGGCCTTTGCCGCCGGCATTAGGCTGACCTGGGACGACATCTCCGACCTGTCGGATGCGGTGCCGCTGCTGGCCCGCGTCTATCCGAACGGCAAGGCCGACGTGAACCATTTCCATGCGGCCGGCGGCATGGGCTTCCTGATCCGCGAGCTGCTGTCGGACGGCTACCTGCACAAGGATGTCCGCACGGTCAACGGCACCGGTCTCGACGGCTACACCGTGGAGGCCAAGCTCAACGCCGACGGCACGCTGCGCCGTGATCCGGCTCCTGCCAAGTCGGGCGACGACAAGGTGCTGGCCCCCGTCAGCACCCCCTTCCAGGCCAACGGCGGCCTCAAGGTGCTGAAGGGCAACATCGGCCGGGCCGTCATCAAGGTGTCTGCGGTCGCCCCCGAACGCCACGTGATCGAGGCGCCGGCTCGCGTGTTCCACTCGCAGGACGACCTGCAGGCCGCCTTCAAGGCTGGCGAGCTGACGTCGGACGTGGTGGCGGTGGTCCGCTTCCAGGGGCCGAAGGCCTGCGGCATGCCGGAACTGCACAAGCTGACGCCCGCGCTCGGCATCCTGCAGGACCGCGGCCTGAAGGTCGCGCTGGTGACGGATGGCCGCATGTCGGGCGCCTCCGGCAAGGTGCCGGCCGCGATCCACGTCACGCCGGAGGCCTGTGACGGCGGTTCGATTGCCCGTATCCAGGATGGTGACATCATCCGCATCGATGCGGTGACCGGTGCCCTGGAAGTGCTGGTGGACGCGGCCGAGTTCAACGCCCGTCCGCTCGCCTCCAAGGATCTGTCGGCCAACCAGTTCGGCGTCGGACGAGACCTGTTTGCCGGGTTCCGCGCCATGGTCGGCCCGGCGGACGAGGGAGCCCACGTCTTCGGAAGCTGA